A DNA window from Trichomycterus rosablanca isolate fTriRos1 chromosome 9, fTriRos1.hap1, whole genome shotgun sequence contains the following coding sequences:
- the LOC134319827 gene encoding trace amine-associated receptor 1-like — translation MDLNLEMNSTHILMKLDPLCYESVNGSCPKFTYPLLLRVPLYVFFGIVVILTVFGNVCVILAIIHFKQLHMPTNYLVLSLAVTDLLLGGFVMPPSMVRSVETCWYLGKLFCKIHSSVDITLCTASILNLCFISIDRYYAVCQPLLYQTIITPSITLIMISICWTVSFAVGFGIIFLQLNILGIEDFYHENIECEGGCVLFQSAASSTASSLLSFYFPGIIMLSVYTKIFRVAQKQAKSIQGSKHKMQATISKEERKATKTLAVIMGVFLSLWTPFFMCNVIDPFIGYLIPPILFDMLVWVGYLNSTFNPIVYAFFYKWFRKALWMIMSGKIFQPGSSRINLFSH, via the coding sequence ATGGACTTGAACCTGGAAATGAACTCGACCCATATTCTGATGAAACTCGACCCTCTGTGCTATGAATCTGTGAACGGATCCTGTCCTAAATTTACATACCCTCTTCTCCTCCGAGTCCCACTCTATGTGTTTTTCGGCATAGTGGTGATTCTAACAGTGTTCGGAAATGTATGTGTTATTCTCGCTATTATTCATTTTAAGCAGTTGCACATGCCGACCAATTACCTGGTGCTGTCTCTGGCGGTGACAGATTTGCTTTTGGGAGGGTTCGTCATGCCCCCCAGTATGGTACGCTCGGTAGAGACCTGCTGGTATTTGGGaaaattattttgtaaaatCCACAGCAGTGTTGATATCACACTGTGTACCGCGTCTATTCTAAACCTGTGTTTTATTTCCATCGATCGATATTACGCTGTGTGCCAGcctttactgtaccagactaTAATCACACCCTCCATCACACTAATCATGATTTCAATCTGCTGGACTGTTTCGTTTGCTGTCGGATTTGGAATTATTTTCCTCCAGCTCAACATTTTAGGCATCGAGGATTTTTATCATGAAAACATTGAATGTGAAGGGGGGTGTGTTTTGTTTCAGAGTGCCGCTTCGAGCACGGCCTCGTCTCTGCTGTCCTTCTACTTCCCGGGTATTATAATGCTCAGCGTTTACACCAAAATATTCCGCGTGGCACAGAAACAGGCCAAATCCATCCAAGGGTCAAAGCACAAAATGCAAGCTACAATAAGCAAAGAGGAAAGGAAGGCGACTAAAACTCTGGCAGTGATTATGGGAGTGTTTTTATCTTTGTGGACACCGTTTTTCATGTGCAACGTAATCGATCCATTTATCGGTTATTTAATCCCTCCAATTTTGTTTGATATGCTGGTCTGGGTTGGATATTTAAATTCCACCTTCAATCCGATTGTTTATGCTTTTTTCTATAAGTGGTTTAGAAAAGCGCTGTGGATGATTATGTCTGGGAAGATATTTCAACCAGGGTCTTCAAGAATAAATCTATTTTCACACTga